Within the Stigmatopora argus isolate UIUO_Sarg chromosome 23, RoL_Sarg_1.0, whole genome shotgun sequence genome, the region gtatgcaggccacaatccattgggtgtattgacaaaagaattactacatatcccagcagtcactgcgcagtactttgtctatgggaaaatagtagagtcggtgtaccctatcacaggggtagggaacctatggctcaggagccacgtgtggctcttttgatgggtgcatatggttcagagctaaaatatggaaaccggtggtgagagagccgagtcccgaacgcagcaataggaacgtcactgtggcattgattttttttccattagtcttctgcatccattctttcattgatactcattaaactcattgatattcattgattagcaacagcgtaacaatgttgtcaaaagaattcagagacattTTGTACTTTGCAAGTGGTAAAATAACTACAAAATttccacattttcatgtattttgacttttagcatggctctcaaggaataacatttgaaaagtagtaattgtttatgggtctctctttcaaaaaggttcccgacccctgccctatcaactgattcattttattttatcgtgctaacaattttagtattggtccatatataaagcgcactggattataaggcaccctgtctattttggagaaaatttaagacttttatgtgcgccttatagtcgtgaaaatacggtatattggaCTTGATTTAGAGTTAAAGACTTACATACAGATAGATATAAAACCTAACATGTTGTCAATGTACCCATAATTCCTGCTTATGTCACTTCAAGTCTACTCTGCCGTCTCATCTTCGTCATCTTCCCGTTGGCTTTTCTGCTGTGAGATTAGAAAACGGGTCGGAATCCAATTCTTTTGATTTTCCATTGCTCAACCACTCACCAGCTTGAGAAAGTCAACCAGCTTGTAAGCGTCCTCCCCGGTGGAAAGGTCCACAAAATCACGTGGAATTCGGTAGCTCAAACAGCGACTGGGCTGCACGGTCACGTCGCTGGTGGTGTAGCGGAAAGCCGGACGGTCCTGCCAGATACAAATGAGGGCGTTTGAGCCCCGAGGGGTCGGGTCGGGGGGGCGCCCAATGCAACATTCCCCAGCTAACCTGTGTTTGGCTGATTCCGCCTCCGgatgcaagctccgcccaggTGAACAGAAGTGGGTCAGTGACCTTCCCGAATGGGTTCACATCAATGAGCCAAACTCTTCCCTTGGGAAAGATCATACAAGTAattaaggaaaaagaaaatcagcATCAGATTTACTTCCTTTAAAGcacgcacatgtgtcaaagtggcgaaccaggggccaaatctggcccgccgtatcattttgtgtggcccgggaaagtaaatcatgtgtgccaactttctgttttaggatcaaattaaaatgaagagtatagatgtatattagatttcctgattgttccccttttaaatcaataattgtatttttttaatccattttttctgtgtttttagttcaaaaatcattttgtaaaatctaaaaatatatttaaaaaaactcaaataaacattgttttagatctataaaaaacggaataatcagggcctttaatccagttcatttaatccatttataagaaaagtaaatattatatctaaaatggtccggcccacatgaaatcgagttgacgttaacgcggcccgcgaaccaacccgagtctgactccCCCTGCTTTAAAGTTTCTAAAGGAGTAGTAATAAGAAATACACTTACCTGGCTATCTCTGTAGACGTCCAATACgactgcaaaacagaaacatAAATCAAAACGTTTTTAGTTCAGAATCAattcataataaaaatatactCACAGTCATCATCCAAAAAGCGATACTGGATGTGTTGGCTAAAAAAATCTTGGATTGCATGAATGATGGACTCCTCCTGCTTCAAGATGTGTGGATAATACTGAGTGTAGTCTCTTTGACTGATTGCTagtaacacacaaacaaacacaagttttaaaaaaacaaaaaacaatgcatACACAAAGTATTATGTCCCTTCTTAAggacaaatattgatttttttcgtgtttttggCTTACCAAtcagtttattttctttaacaaaGCAGCGAAATTCTCCACCAGGGATTAACTCACTCCATTTTCTTAGGACCagctaaggaaaaaaataataataataaatagaaaacactagtttgtcacttttttttaatacctcaAAATTGATAACAGGATCTGGGGAATCCTGGTCATTGCAGTGAAGAAAtctggaaacaaaaaaacaaggattGATGAGCCAAAAGGgtcctgttttgttttaaaaaataaaataaaaaaacgcttTGGTCATAATTATTTATTGGCTACTTACGGCTGCGTGAGGTCGTGAGTGATGAAGTCTGAGCTTTTGAAGAGAAGAAATATTTCGCTCAGGTTCTGACACTGAAGGGAACTGTTGAGTGCAATCCAGTTGGCATCCTAAAATGGACACGGGATGTTACGACTCTGCAATCATCATCacaattgtcattttattttgtttgaacCTTCGGGGCACTCCAATTGAGTTTGGGAAAAACACGACCACCCAGCAAATTTACAGCTTTCAGCACTTTGGCAGTGAAATCTGGGAATTCAGGAGCCTGGCAAAGACCAAGTAGCAGTGCATTAACTCAATGTATTTGTTGCATAAACATGTGTGAAAAATCACATTGTGAAAACCTTACTGTGATTGTCGTTGTCGTTTCATCATCTGACCACTAGGGAGTAGTAAAAGGGAAACGTGTTATAAAACTGTCAACAAATTAATatttacttacaaaaaataccttttttacCTCAAAGTCTTCATCTGCATTCGTCTCCTGTGCGATGTAGTCACTATTTGGGAGCAAAAAAAAGCCATCTCTTCAGCACAGAACAATATTTTTGCATAATTCATCTTTTTGTTAGGGTCTTCTTACCTCCCAGGGACTACAAGTGTCCCATCATCCAGCAAATAATCAATTACATTTTTCGGAAGTGGAAGGATGGAACTGCAACGTAAATTAGTGTCAAATTAGCAACATAATAGATGGTTTTGAGAGGTCATGACAGAATCGCAACACTAAAAATGGATTATGATGCATGCAACCAACAGCTGGctattttggacataaaatatACTAAAATACGGCTATTGATCCGTTATGGATTTCTTACCTTTTAATAGTATGTTGTTTAAATATAGGATACCATGCGGAGAACTGACAGTGTACAACTTGCTGCTTCTTCATGCTGCAACTTCCTGTAGGAAAAAAAGAGTTCCGTCAAAATAATCTTCCGAATACTGCTTcagaatgtattttaatttcacattattacgcaaaaaatgcacactgaattaataattaaaaaataagaaaatcaacatctattcatttcaatcattgattctttgtttttaataatcTCCTCGGGGGAGGTATTCTAGCGCTGCACAGTTCCAAAGATGTTTAACGAGCAAGATAACTACATTACGCACCCACAGGATTGTCTTTTACAGTCAAATAAATGTTTGAATGACAcatattgtggaaaaaaatattttcctggacatttttttctgtaacagaacaaaaagaatgttttcttttaaagaaCGTTTCTTTTACACTGAATGTTTGTGCTTCGATAAGGCATAAATCTGTGTTGTCCTACTTTTGCGGATTCGGGTGACGTCGTACCCGGAAGTAGTACCGATGAACACTCAATCTCTTTATTCATCCTCCAGCTCGGTGTGTTTCACGTGAGTCAACTTTAGACATTTCTCAATTCAGATGGTTTAAAGTTCGATATTGTCACGTCGATAACTTGTTGGCGCAGACCCACTAATATCCCCACGCcatataattattttatttaacatttgctAAACTTGATCTACTCCTGAATAGAAACGATTATAAACAAAATGGTGGCttgacttgtttcttttttggggctttagaaaataaaatgaatcacgCCGAAGATTCCAAAGAGATATCGCCACACGTCGTGAAAGATGAGGTATGTTGTGTTATTAATCCCTTAAAAGTTGTAAACATCCTCTCCACTAAGTGACAATGAATTTTTCTTACAGCTCTTGGCATCAGGGAGATGGGTCAAACTGGAGAAAACTACCTATGTCGATCCTGCTGGAAACACCAGgtatgtttcctttttttttaccctttcaaaatatttgggTTTGTGTTTTATAGTCTGTCCCCATGTACATCTTCCAGAATTTGGGAAACAGTGAGGAGGACAACTAGGCAAGCCGACACAGATGCAGATGGTTAGACCCACTCActaagttgtgtttttttttttttacattttgacacTATTCATTGCAAATAATTGAACCAAAATGTGCTGACAGGTGTCGGCATCATTGCGCTGCTAAAAAGGACGCTGCACAAAGACTGCGTGGTGATGGTGAAGCAGTTTCGTCCTCCCACTGGACGCTACACTCTGGAGTTTCCAGCAGGTTAGGAACTTTTGTCCAAATTTTGAAGAACAAcgtacagcggtacctcgacatacgatcgtaatccgttccgagactgagatcgtatgacgagcttttcgtaaattgagcggacgtttcccattgaaatgaattgaaaacaaattaattccttccaaccctcttaaaaaaacaccaaaaacaggatattggattggaaattttttttatttcttctaattccccatctattaacaaagtaacacataactagtggtttaatagtaataaaatgtgtttaatctaactaaaattgggcggatttcgccgaggggagagagagagatattgttatacacggaagagatgcaaaaaagacagtgccatggccacctggcttggttgcatcacgaaattttgatcgtacctcgggcgaattattcgatcgaaatttccgtcgtaagacaagcggtcgtatgacgaggtatgaccGTATTTAAAATGGTTTGCCCAGGGTTAATCGACGAAGGCGAGAGTGCTGAAACAGCCGCGTTGAGGGAGCTGAAGGAAGAAACGGGCTACAAAGGCGAAGTCGTTGGCATAACACCAGGTGTCGTTTCATGTTTGAAATTCTAGAAAGAAAATGTGGGACGACtgaaacctatttttttttttacagtgactTGTTTGGACCCTGGCCTGTCCAACTGCACCACCCAGATTGTCACAGTCAATATTAACGGAGATGAAATGGAGAATATCAACCCGACACAGCAGCTTGGTGAGCGAGTATTTTCCTCTTTGAGATACGCTAAATTCCGAAATAAACAGACATGTGACACTCATTACTCGACACTCATGACATCAGAGTAGGCGACGCCAAACAACaagattacagtggtacctcgacatacgatcgtaatccgttccgagactgagattgtaaattgaaaacaaattaatttgttccaaccctctgaaaaaacaccaaaaacaggatattggattggaaaaaaatgttttatttcttctaattcaccatatattgacaaagtaataaataacaagtggtttaatagtaataaaatgtgtttaatagatgtaaaattagacacatttcctagaggggagagacaacaacacacacggagacggagggggggggactgttcggggggactttatccacggcactcgaacactcaaatgaacaaatttaaattaacttggataaatatatacaggcacactcaaacatacgtttaatgtaactttacacaaaactgaattctagttttgtcttaatcttttgttaccttcgttttcccgggttagcggtttgccacgcctccaccctcacgttcgctatcgatggactgtttgcagttgtattgccttcaaaatattcccaaaatgatgcacacaaatgtcctcacaataggataacgcacgaccacttgccaacgagaaggctaaggaaggaataacaggctacccacgtattgattgtgggtaatgaagttttattctgagaaagggtgccattgcctatgggtgtcgtgtgcacgagtatacttcattacccagaaagccctctttttgcccgcacatgcgcgttgtgcttttcctggtcaaaactcgtctgaataaatcgttcagtcctcatagatatagtagttatacacgaaagagatgcggcaaaaaagacattgcgctacaataataaacagcctcatgtcatggccacctggcttggtcgcatctcgaaattttaatcgtaccgcgagcgaattattcgatcgaaatttttgtcgtatcacgagcatgtcgtatcaCAAGGTACCATTGTATATCAGAAGAGTCTAAGGGTCGctaatcatttttcttttgtgcttATTTTCAGGTGATGGAGGTAAGAAGAGTCTGTTCATTTTCAAACATGATCCTCCAACTCAATAAAAACCATGACAAGaccctgctttttttccccttccagaATTCGTGGAAGTCATCCTTTTACCGCTTGATGAATTCCAGACGAAAATAGACGGTGAGATTTTTTACTCTATTGAAACCTTTTCCGGCgacatattttaaatgtatttacgcCTTTGACTGTGTGACGTCCTACAGAGTtactgaaaaaagaagaaatcctAGTGGATGCCAAGGTTTACATTTTTGCGATGGGAATGGTGCAGGCCTTTTTCAAGCCAAGAGAGCTTCCTGTGCTCAAGCAGTGACACGACGCAGGCTGAAATAACTGACTACAAATAGGACCATTCGAAATTTCATCATGTGCTGATGTGCAAACTTTCCAAATTGACATTCCAGTTGTTTTGTGTCATTGTTTGAACAGACACAAACATGTGAAGTATGACCGATGAGGTCTTAATTTAGGTTTATGTGCCATTTCCTAACACATGCTAACATTATTACTAATGGAGTATGAATAACACTATTGAAACTTTTATGGTGAATACTTTCCACGGCTCATATTCCAACTGTAAATGTTGGATTAAGTGCTATGGGTTTATGAATTAACATTTCAATGTTGCTGAGGTCCCAAACAATCATGTCTATTCTGAAACAAAAAGGATAAACGGCGACATTTATTCTATCCACGCTGCCCAGTGACGAGAATCTTTTGACCAATTAATAAATGCCTTACTACCTGTGAGTCTGTTTCTTTTGTTTACATAGATTTATATTCAAGTGGCCCAGTacatgttcgccacccctgctataaattgtataaacataaaagaaaaaaaaacatgtttaccgtattttcacgactataaggcgcacataaaagtcttaaattttctccagaatagacagggcgccttataatccagtgcgctttatatatggaccaatactaaaattgtcatcacgataaaataaaataaatcagtcgatagaacaactacggcaagcagcccccaactctactattttcccgtagataaagtactgcgcagtgactgctgggatatagaatTCTTAATAAAcacagttcttcaatacacccagtatgacaagcacactaatttggtgatatatataatatggatgaatatagaaccgcaacatgagattatggctacgtgaggcttatgtcaagcgaccggatggattttttcacggctcgccgtcacttttgatttgcgaccaagtcacgaaaatgaaatgatgacgtgagtacattgtaaaatggctaaataaagtacaaccgaactcagttttgcttccgttgcctttttaaaaacgtatttttagcgtgcatttggtgcatgtagcaccaaattagtgtgtttgccgttgtagtatattgatactattagtgcaaagttatcacagccgtcaacctgggtgtattgacaaaagaactatatatcccagcagtcactgcgcaccggaaatagcgtctggggccacttccgtagccagcgctattgcggttcgaagttcatccataaataatatatatatatatatatatataccatgcctggctgcgtctttaaaaacagtgcgccctttgtgtgtgtaaaatacagaaatagcacttgttattgacactgcggctaaaaatacgatgcgccgaatagtcgtgaaaatacggtactttagaGCTGAATTAGCTTTCAGAAATTAACATGTAAATGctcaatactttttttcccaaagtgaTTGACAAAAAATCACAATCATCCTCTTAAAGTGTAGTATCAGGGTCGAATCAAATCGTGACCTGTAAATCGTGATACGAATCATATTGCCAGATATGAGGCAATGCACACCCCTAATTTAAAGTATTTCCTCGGTTCTTGTCTGCAATTGATGGTTAGCTTCCACTCTTCtcctgaaaatgagatgacacaATGGCTCACGGACCGATAACGTCACTCAATAAAATGCCACATATCTTCACTTACTTTCTCCAAACAAAGATTCCAATTGCAACGAAAAGCCCGACGGCCGACACGATACTTCCGACGACAGTCGCCGTTGCGCTGACTGATCCTGCCGGCCAGAAAGACCGATTGAAAATAACCTCTGACATACTGCTTGACCTTCCAAGCTAGCAAAAAGCTCATTGATCTTACCAGTTTTTCCAAAGTCCACGAAAGAATTCTAATTTCCAGAAATGAGGGGTCTCACAGTAACGATAAAGAGCAAACTCACCACCCACGCTGACCTCTGAATGAGAAGGGCTGCCATCAGTTCCGTTCTTCAGTAAAATCTGGTACTTCGATGTTGGTTTTATCCGGTCTGCATTCATGGTAACAGCATTGAGAATGTTAGTGGCAAAGTTTTCATTGAATCCCATTTTAAATGTTCAAAATTCCCTTGGTtaaccatttttgttgttgttgtttatatagagcaggggtcaggaacctttttgacatcgagagccataaacaattcctattttcaaattgtattccttgagaGACATACTCTttaatttaagagtaaaaatgtgaaaatgagatgtgatttttctttttttgggttattttaccacttttaaagtacaattctTTTGACAGCACTGTTAATTAGtagctaatcaatgaaaatatgcattcaGAAAagttaaatgaaaaagaaaaagataattGAAGTTCGAGGTAgtgtcagcgccatagtgccgacgtcacgctcctattggtgcatttgggactcagctctctcaccagcggtttaaatacatattttacctcacaggttagcaaagagcaacatgcacccatcagaagagccacatatggctcccgagccataggttccctacccctgatatagaggaccctcattgacggcgctagatgaCGCTCACCTGCACTGTTTGAAACGGAGCCTCTGGGGTCCGCTATGTGTAAAAACAAGATTATTAGCATGTGCATAGATCAAAATTGAAAGCAGGAAAACTTACGTTTACATACGAGAGTGGGTCTGGTCCAATTGGAAGATCCTGGCGTGCATTTGATGAGGTTGGATGTGCCCGCCGTCCTCACGTAGCCTTTGATGCAGGTGTAGCGGAAAGTCCTGTTGAGCTCTTGGCAGTCGTCCGGCGGTCGCTGAGTCAGATCCCACGCAGGGATTCTCGAGCAAGGACATCCACTTTGGCCTGGAGAGATAAAATGCTGATGAAATAGGAAATCCCAGGTGATGcaatttcccatttttaaaagaTCAGACTGATTATGAATGAACTCGTAAATAAacccagaagaagaaaaaaggataACACTATGTTCCAATCGGTGGCGGTCCGCACATTTTCTAGcagcgccttcagcgaatcaatccaaccctcaaaaattattttatggctataaaactcgacagcagctacagctgcgacacataaaaaaatcatcaataataacctcatacgattgaaatattatttaggaatatagccatattttactcaccaaaaatcgtttttaactgtacacaatatccatcctcctttcctccttttctattgccatcgaagctaatgctgaaagtcgagcctgttctgtcgtatttctggcatacgttttaattcgatttagtgctgaaaatattcgttcccggttgcgacaggcttgcttgctttggaggtgtccgacctttcttaatgatgtccagcttttttttttcttgacaagtccgtctagaaaatggcttttccagcaaatctgcaaccaaatccatttgttttcctccgtcggccattgtgggttgagtttgcgagctctagctggctcactctggctttggcccgcctactctatcactagccaatgatagttggtgaaagcgatgacgtatccctacgcctgcgagaaggcaatgacgtatacctacgcctgcgagaaagccttggtgtcaccaaatcgaattctgattggttaaagcaacagtcttatcggcgcttgtttaatgcagcagagcctgcagaactgattatgaaggccttgaggcagatttctgaccctggcaacaaataatggctgaaatgtgattggtgaaatgcttcaatatgaaaacacatctggaagcagtgcaaccagggggaaagcaatgaaaggaagctaatagacaatttggaattatttaataagtattgatggacaaaatataatatatgattcagatatttcttctGCCAGCAGAttaggccttgaaggccctgacggcccccCACTGGTTTCAATGTCTAGTGGAGGAGACACCAGGTTGAACTGGATTCCAGTACCAATTTATTTTACAAGCCTCTTTAATTACAAGTGCACAAATACTTATATCAAAAAGACGTTGATCTTTTCTATGggaatataacaaacaaatagtttacacttttataatgcacacaaaataaaacccAACCCAATAGTTTCATTTTGTGATATTGTTTTCTGCAGGGTAACACAAAGTCAAATTTAGGATCCCTAATagcaaaactgattttttttttataaatgctgGTACCAGAAGTCAGAATTGCGCAATCCGATAAAAAGCAATGTTTAAGCATGCAGTCTAACTTGTGTTGAGGTATAAGAAAAATGATTACGCATGTTTATAAACCTAAATTTGGGGAATATGTGTAGAACGGCCTCCTCATTTAGTGCAGGCTGCACCGATAAATACATACGTACAAATCAGCTTTAAATAATGGCGAGggaaataaatggaataaaaatgttaaaagcgAGTTTTGAATGCTTACCGACGTCGGAGCAGCGAACCGCACTCAGGACGCACGTCAGGACGAGGCAAACGTCAAgcaaaaatgaaccaaaagtCATCTCTGCAAGACTTTACGAGCGAGTTTAAACGCCAAGCACCCATCCTGCGGCTCACTTTCACTTGAACGAAACACCGTCATAACGCGCACTTTTGACAGCAGCTGACGCTCCTGGCCGCCATGTTTGTAGTTCTTCATTTAAACATAAGCAATCGTGTTTTGGAATGTCATGGAAACATTCGAACGCACTCCTGTTGTGTATTCAACAGAAAAGTTGTGATAAATTGTAGCAAATAGCAGATTTGTCGACATATCATTTCGTTAAAGAAAATCACTGCTAAACTGGAGTCTTCCTGCCGCGAGATGGCGCTACtggtttaaaataataatttaaaaaacgcaaGGAAGCATTGTTGACTGGCGCTTTTGGTTGACGCTTCCGTTTTGGACATGGCAATTCGTTCAATGTGCAGCTAAAACTATCTTTTTCGTGCACTTGGCATCAACGTTGCGTTCAAACCTGTAGGTTAAACCTTTATACTTCATGTATTTTTAGGTCATCTTCGCCGTACAAAAAACGATCACCAGTCTAACATAACGTTATCTTTTGGCTAATTCTCGTGACGTTCAAAGGTTAGTCATCAAATTGGAACATATGCGTGATCTATCTGTGCGACACATTGCAGATAACAACAATGTCGCTTTATGATGATCTCGGTGTGGGTGCGAGCGACACCAAAACCGAAGGATGGTCCAAAAACTTCAAGCTGTTGCAGTCCCAGTTGAAAGTGAAAAAGGCAGCTTTGACCCAAGCTAAGGTAACAATAGCAATCATTTTTCTAGttgaaatgaatttggattCATTGACGATCCCGTCCTTTTCAACTGGGAGCGAATGCTTACTATAAAAGTTTTAATATTAGTATTAATGCTTTCTTGTGTGTTAAAGACCCATCGGACAAAGCAGACTACGGTTTTGGCTCCAGTCATCGATTTAAAACGAGGAGGTCCCACTGAAGAGAGACAAATTCCAGACAATCCTCCCCATGTGGCTGCAGCAATTAAGGTAGGACAAATCTAGAaatgtgataggtttattaataggtatactttaatataatataaacaatacaaggTGGGCATCGGGTACATCTCTGGCGTTAAACTTGCAAATGAGaatcgtcctcgccaccgtgacattctaaaggaccgaattcatctcctgccaatttaagacatcgaatcaaaacaatgccaaggttatctattcaatccaattgcataggtgaataacacaattaaggttaaaaaaaactgcaacaacAAGTGCATATCCGGCGTACCGAGCGACACTATttcaaaaacaatatgcgagtattttcggaagttgattcgattatcgccatctgctccggaatccaagtcaaaacaatttaagagtccttcattgcgaacttgcatctgggtaaagggtcgaggtgtatctcccagtaaacagtcctcggcccggaacttggtgacctgtcaggtcaatagtcctgaaaacaattaaatgtcctcgaagccagc harbors:
- the cdc123 gene encoding translation initiation factor eIF2 assembly protein, producing MKKQQVVHCQFSAWYPIFKQHTIKSSILPLPKNVIDYLLDDGTLVVPGSDYIAQETNADEDFEWSDDETTTTITAPEFPDFTAKVLKAVNLLGGRVFPKLNWSAPKDANWIALNSSLQCQNLSEIFLLFKSSDFITHDLTQPFLHCNDQDSPDPVINFELVLRKWSELIPGGEFRCFVKENKLIAISQRDYTQYYPHILKQEESIIHAIQDFFSQHIQYRFLDDDFVLDVYRDSQGRVWLIDVNPFGKVTDPLLFTWAELASGGGISQTQDRPAFRYTTSDVTVQPSRCLSYRIPRDFVDLSTGEDAYKLVDFLKLQKSQREDDEDETAE
- the nudt5 gene encoding ADP-sugar pyrophosphatase, which encodes MNHAEDSKEISPHVVKDELLASGRWVKLEKTTYVDPAGNTRIWETVRRTTRQADTDADGVGIIALLKRTLHKDCVVMVKQFRPPTGRYTLEFPAGLIDEGESAETAALRELKEETGYKGEVVGITPVTCLDPGLSNCTTQIVTVNINGDEMENINPTQQLGDGEFVEVILLPLDEFQTKIDELLKKEEILVDAKVYIFAMGMVQAFFKPRELPVLKQ